In Candidatus Binatia bacterium, one DNA window encodes the following:
- a CDS encoding GDSL-type esterase/lipase family protein, with the protein MLKRWAVMTGFSLATIIATAAGCGDGPTTVPSSLQTLDPTDPSLRYTGRWDRQNPEAPWAGWAGSEVALGFVGSAAWVELDPGTNTEYFRIVIDGDPTSSRKFKVTPGPGKYLLAENLEPGSHTVEIVKETEYSDTAFLGFEVLGTGVTSKPKSQGRRIEFYGDSNLAGYSLEHEKNQPGAQLEGTHFGYAGITARMFEAAYHNISWSGSTIPSVHAFFDRIDPASPAASWDFSRFRADVVVVNLGANDVGRPVADIQADYHAFLDDLRTVHPAAHIVLFNAWGWSENEPANYTHEVVASRDDPNMSAATFPWVFERWHGCEYDHGGMAVVLAEHLEQHLGWEAGPSDVMSGFGRNGDVANGGFEETAPFGGYGWRYREDPGVRRRIDPELAYAGKALLELADGAASHQPNPATGGDRVTLSFWARAPDGEATVEATVDFRDQNMYSAPLVAQSEVFALGTEWQQVQVVAVAPIDSPKPVFHTRVTLQAATGSVVHVDEVATTTRPKQ; encoded by the coding sequence GTCGTTGGGACCGGCAAAACCCCGAGGCACCCTGGGCAGGCTGGGCCGGCTCCGAAGTCGCTCTAGGTTTCGTGGGAAGCGCCGCCTGGGTAGAACTCGACCCAGGCACGAACACGGAATATTTCCGGATCGTGATCGACGGCGACCCGACATCGTCGAGAAAGTTCAAGGTCACGCCCGGTCCCGGGAAATACCTTCTCGCCGAAAACCTCGAGCCGGGCTCGCACACCGTCGAGATCGTCAAAGAGACGGAGTACAGCGATACGGCCTTTCTCGGCTTCGAAGTCCTGGGAACCGGAGTGACGTCGAAACCAAAGAGCCAAGGCCGCCGGATCGAATTCTACGGAGATTCGAATCTGGCTGGCTATTCGCTCGAACACGAAAAGAATCAGCCCGGCGCCCAGCTCGAGGGAACGCACTTTGGCTACGCCGGCATCACGGCCCGGATGTTCGAGGCCGCGTATCACAACATTTCCTGGAGCGGCTCGACGATTCCATCGGTGCATGCCTTCTTCGACCGAATCGACCCTGCCTCGCCAGCGGCCAGCTGGGACTTTAGTCGGTTCCGGGCCGACGTCGTCGTAGTGAACCTGGGAGCCAACGACGTCGGACGCCCAGTTGCGGATATCCAGGCCGACTACCATGCCTTCCTCGATGATCTCCGTACCGTCCACCCCGCAGCCCACATCGTCCTCTTCAACGCGTGGGGCTGGTCGGAGAATGAACCCGCTAACTACACCCACGAAGTCGTCGCCTCACGCGACGACCCGAACATGTCCGCCGCGACGTTCCCCTGGGTGTTCGAGCGCTGGCACGGCTGCGAATACGATCACGGAGGGATGGCGGTCGTCCTGGCCGAACACCTCGAACAGCATCTGGGTTGGGAGGCAGGGCCCAGCGACGTCATGAGCGGGTTTGGTCGCAATGGGGATGTCGCCAACGGAGGCTTCGAAGAAACGGCCCCCTTTGGAGGCTACGGCTGGCGCTATCGCGAAGACCCCGGGGTCCGACGTCGGATCGACCCCGAACTCGCTTATGCAGGCAAGGCCCTGCTCGAACTGGCCGATGGCGCCGCCAGCCACCAGCCCAACCCGGCTACCGGGGGCGACCGGGTCACTCTGAGCTTCTGGGCGCGAGCACCCGATGGCGAGGCCACGGTCGAAGCGACCGTCGATTTCCGCGACCAGAATATGTACTCGGCGCCGCTCGTCGCACAGTCCGAAGTCTTCGCACTGGGAACCGAGTGGCAACAGGTCCAGGTCGTAGCCGTAGCCCCCATCGACTCTCCCAAACCCGTCTTCCATACCCGCGTCACGCTCCAGGCGGCCACGGGGAGCGTCGTGCATGTCGACGAGGTCGCAACGACGACGCGCCCCAAGCAATGA